GGGATGGCTTGAATAGGGTGTGTTATTGGTAAAAGTTTTTGACCAATTGGTGAGATATATTGCCAGATTTTTTGTCCCACTTTTTCAATAACCAGTAATCCCTGCCACCATTGTCCTATGTAAAGAGCCAAAGCTAACATAAATAAAGCGGACAAGATTCGTAGCCACAACAGAGAAGCATTCAAACCTGAAAAACTTGTTATTGAAGATACCGAGGCACCTATAATCGCGCCAGTTAAACTGTAGCTAAGCATCCGGCCAATGTTATAACAAAGCGGATTTAACCAAGTATGGCTAGGTTTAACTTGGCCTATATTCATCAAAGAAGCAATACCACCGCACATGCCCATGCAATGGCCTGCACCTAAAAAGCCAACCAAAAAGGCAGCAAGCCAATCAGGATTCATCATTGTCCCTATTATTATTTAAAGGGGTATCGTTAGTATTGAGGGTTTTTGATTGGCTTATTTCATCGCTATCATCAAATAGAATGCTACTACCTTGTCGGTCTAGATCATCAAATTGATCCGTTTTTACCGCCCACACAAAAACAGCGACGGCAATACAGACAAACATGATGGCAATGGGTATGAGCAAATATAAGCTAGCCATAGATAAATTAACCTTATTTGAGTAATCGCAGAGAATTGGTTACTACGATAATCGAGCTCGCGGACATGCCAATTACAGCAAAGTAAGGAGCAACAAAGCCCATGACTGCCAAAGGCAAAATCAAAGCATTATAGCCGAGTGACCAAGCTAAGTTTTGATGAATGATTTTTCGGGTTTGTAGTGCCAAACAACGTGCTTCAAGTACTTTATCTAATTTATCCCCCAATAACACCATATCCGCAGATGATTTTGCTACATCTGAGCCACCACCCATAGCAACAGAGAGGTGAGCGCCGGCAAGTGTAGGGGCATCGTTGATGCCATCACCAATCATAAGCGTGACATTGTCACGGTTTAACTGTTGCAAGTAATCCAACTTATCCTGTGGTTTCATACTCGCTTGAAAATGGTCAATATTAAGTTGATTCAATACGTTACGTGTATTTTGTTCCGAGTCCCCAGTTAAAACTGTAATATCAATATGTTGTGATTTGAGAGCTTCAATAAATCTAGCCGACTCTTTTCGTATCGGATCAGAGTAACCAAATCTCGCCACAATCTGTTGTTCACAGGATAAATAAATGGAAGAGAATTGTGCTTGCTGATCATTGTCAGATTGGGTCACAAATCGCCATGTGCCAATGCGCCAATGTTTATTCTGATAATAACCTTCAATGCCAGAGCCAACCAGATTACGAACGTCAGTCACAGTAACATCGTTATTCTGATAGATTTCAAATGCGGCCGCAATCGGATGATTTGCGTGCTTTTCAAGACTAGCAGCAATAGATAAAACATCTTCTTGGGAATATTCATTTGAAAAGGAGTCAACCTCGCTGATCATGATGTTGCCTTCTGTTAGCGTCCCAGTTTTATCCAAAACAATGTGGTTTACTTTACACAGTGTCTCAAAAGCATGACCTTTACGAAGTAAGATACCAAGACTGCCTAGCTTTGACGTCGAGCACGTCACCGCAGTAGGAGTGGCAAGTGAAAGGGCGCATGGACAAGTGGCAACCAACACCGAAAGCATAATCCAAAAGGCCGAATCTGGTTCATGTTGATGCCAAAAGATCCAAGTTGCTGCCGCAATAACAAGAATAATCGCGACGAAATATTTTGAGATGTAATCAGCAACCTCTGCGATTTTAGGCTTTGAAAATTGAGCTTCATCTTGTAGGCGGACAATGTTTGCAATAACAGAATCCGCTTTATGGCTAGTGACTTCCAATTCAAAATGATCACCAACATTCGTTGTGCCTGCATACACAAAATCATGAGTATGTTTTTCGACTGGTAGTGATTCACCGGTCAACATAGATTCATCAACCAGGGTTAACTCGGAAAGAACTTTACCATCAGCAGGGATATGCTCCCCTGGAAGAACGCGGACTTTATCTCCGATTTCTAGGCTACGAACAGGAACTTGCTTGCCACTTAACTTCGTCGCCATTGCCGGAACCAATTTTAGTAGGTTGGCACTGGCTGCAGCAGCTTTTCGTCGCGCTCGCATTTCAAGAAATCGTCCAATTAACAGGAAGAACGTAAACATAGAAATGGATTCAAAGAAAACTTCTCCTGTCCCCGCAATCGTTGCCCACAAACTGGACACATAAGCAAAGATAAGCGCGATAGAGACAGGGACGTCCATAACCAAAGTGCGAGCTTTTAAGCTGCGCCAGGCATTAATATAAAAAGGCTGAGCAGAATAGAGTAAAACCGGAGTTGCGAAGATTAAACTCACGACGCGTAAAAATTGTTTAAATTCAGGGTCGAGATCAGAAAAAACTTCAAAATAGAGAGCGACAGCGAGCATCATGACTTGCATTGTCGCCAAGCCAGCCACACCTAGGCGATACAAGTACTGCTTCATCATTTGATGGTAGCTTTCTTCTTGTTGGTTGGGTTCAAAAGGGGCGGCTTTATAACCAATAATATGAATTTGCTTAATAAGCTCACTCAGACGAGTTTGCTTGTTGTCCCAAACAAGGTTAGCTCTTTGCGTGGTAATATTAACGCGAATTTGTTTTACACCAGTGCATGCAGATAATTGTTTTTCAATTAACCAAGCACATGCAGCACAAGAAACCCCCTCAAGTGACAGTGTCACCTCACTGAGTTCGTTATTATGTCGAACAAATTCTTGTTGCACATCAACATTATCGTAATGAATCAGTTTCTGTAGTTGTTCAGGAACGAGGTCAACCTTGTCTGCCGGAGCAGTACGATATTGATAATAAGAGACGAGGCCGCTATCAACAATTGTCTGGGCAACAGATTCACAGCCTGGGCAGCACATAGGGCGAGGCTTGCCAAGAATTTCAACGCTGAAAATTGCGTTTACTGGTACAGCATCACCGCAGTGATAACACATTTGTTGCGTTGAAGATCCCGACATAATTACGCCTTAATCGAGTAAAACAGTTGCAGTTTGTGTTGGAAATGTCACTTTCCCTTGGATTAACCATTCTTTGTTGTGAGGTTCTAACTTAATAAACCAAGGGCCTTGCAGTGGCGTATCCAGATTTAACCGGTATTGGCCATTTGCATCAGAGGTGATGGTACGTTCAAAATCCCTATCTGGCAAAGTTCTATGTGTAAATGTTGCTTTCAAAGCTGGGTAGATTGGTAACTTACCTTTATCAAAACTAAAACTGATGCCTTGCGTTGTAGAAATAACACTGGCTTTTAGTTGAAAGCCTTTTGCCACGTGGATTTTGGTTAAATCTACATTGATGCCTTTGCCTTCTTTGTAATAATCCTCTGAAACTAAATCAACACTGTTTTTAGTGAAAATACCTAACGTAACGAAGCTGCCAACAACGGCGCACATTGGTAGAAAAATTAAGAACCAAGGCCAAAACTGCTTATACCATGGAGTTTGCATAGTCTTCTCACAAATAAAACGTAGTAGTTACAAGAAAAAACAGCCCCAGAGTGTGGGGCTGTTAACCACTTAGCGGTTAGTTGGATTGCGCTGCTTGCTTAGAGGGTTGATTACTCAAGCTCCAAACATAAGCGCCAACAAGATGAATTTTATCTTCACCCAAAATGTTATCCCAAGCAGGCATAACACCTTGGCGGCCGTATTTAACCGTTTCTGTTACATCAGCACGTGAATCGCCAAATAACCAGTCGTTATCAGTAAGATCAGGCGCACCAAATGCAGGGTTACCCTTAC
The Vibrio gangliei genome window above contains:
- the ccoS gene encoding cbb3-type cytochrome oxidase assembly protein CcoS; this encodes MASLYLLIPIAIMFVCIAVAVFVWAVKTDQFDDLDRQGSSILFDDSDEISQSKTLNTNDTPLNNNRDNDES
- a CDS encoding heavy metal translocating P-type ATPase, producing MSGSSTQQMCYHCGDAVPVNAIFSVEILGKPRPMCCPGCESVAQTIVDSGLVSYYQYRTAPADKVDLVPEQLQKLIHYDNVDVQQEFVRHNNELSEVTLSLEGVSCAACAWLIEKQLSACTGVKQIRVNITTQRANLVWDNKQTRLSELIKQIHIIGYKAAPFEPNQQEESYHQMMKQYLYRLGVAGLATMQVMMLAVALYFEVFSDLDPEFKQFLRVVSLIFATPVLLYSAQPFYINAWRSLKARTLVMDVPVSIALIFAYVSSLWATIAGTGEVFFESISMFTFFLLIGRFLEMRARRKAAAASANLLKLVPAMATKLSGKQVPVRSLEIGDKVRVLPGEHIPADGKVLSELTLVDESMLTGESLPVEKHTHDFVYAGTTNVGDHFELEVTSHKADSVIANIVRLQDEAQFSKPKIAEVADYISKYFVAIILVIAAATWIFWHQHEPDSAFWIMLSVLVATCPCALSLATPTAVTCSTSKLGSLGILLRKGHAFETLCKVNHIVLDKTGTLTEGNIMISEVDSFSNEYSQEDVLSIAASLEKHANHPIAAAFEIYQNNDVTVTDVRNLVGSGIEGYYQNKHWRIGTWRFVTQSDNDQQAQFSSIYLSCEQQIVARFGYSDPIRKESARFIEALKSQHIDITVLTGDSEQNTRNVLNQLNIDHFQASMKPQDKLDYLQQLNRDNVTLMIGDGINDAPTLAGAHLSVAMGGGSDVAKSSADMVLLGDKLDKVLEARCLALQTRKIIHQNLAWSLGYNALILPLAVMGFVAPYFAVIGMSASSIIVVTNSLRLLK
- a CDS encoding sulfite exporter TauE/SafE family protein codes for the protein MNPDWLAAFLVGFLGAGHCMGMCGGIASLMNIGQVKPSHTWLNPLCYNIGRMLSYSLTGAIIGASVSSITSFSGLNASLLWLRILSALFMLALALYIGQWWQGLLVIEKVGQKIWQYISPIGQKLLPITHPIQAIPFGFIWGWLPCGMVYSMLTWSAAAGDSLNGAMLMFAFGLGTLPAMLFIAIGASSFNQWVKSLMFRRIGASLLAAYGIFQLYQAVLRLL
- a CDS encoding FixH family protein; this translates as MQTPWYKQFWPWFLIFLPMCAVVGSFVTLGIFTKNSVDLVSEDYYKEGKGINVDLTKIHVAKGFQLKASVISTTQGISFSFDKGKLPIYPALKATFTHRTLPDRDFERTITSDANGQYRLNLDTPLQGPWFIKLEPHNKEWLIQGKVTFPTQTATVLLD